One genomic window of Motacilla alba alba isolate MOTALB_02 chromosome 3, Motacilla_alba_V1.0_pri, whole genome shotgun sequence includes the following:
- the LOC119698533 gene encoding techylectin-5B-like, translating into MVAPHRDRDRDPDRTGTASGCGHLTGLSTGTEHRDRIKHRENLGLRTGTASGPGRCTGAHRAPRSPPRPPRDRIRHREHPGITSGSAPGPPRDRIGHRDRTETTLGPHRAPAPHRDRIKHRHRTERPEPPRALLRARPGSAWILAGPGPEPAPVAPAPSRAPHGPAMALVLQLRSVSGLRGKGDRIAKAAFRGSTNPPSRHHSQSRFFPLFPLPQQEEAAGRNQSLIQRLQDLEQHSRESSTLQHIQATLLYDIQAQINNISALADWAWRNPSCLHPADIRAQEEMRHPEIKHGRNCPIDCASVYSNGLRRSGIYSILPSVRGIPIEVLCEMDTEGGGWTVIQRRQDGSVDFNRTWNEYKEGFGDLNGEFWLGNDNIHRMTSQGDYSLRIDLEDWNNKHKHAFYQVFSIEDEENFYRLHVDGFSGTVEDSFAWYHDKRSFSTPDSGNICAEISHGGWWYHQCFFSNLNGVYYKGGRYSIKNRKMLGPDGIVWYSWKDTDYYSLRKVVMMIRPRAFRPHLSP; encoded by the exons ATGGTC GCACCgcaccgggaccgggaccgggacccGGACCGCACCGGGACCGCGTCAGGCTGCGGGCACCTCACCGGGCTCAGCACCGGAACCGAGCACCGGGACCGCATCAAGCACCGGGAGAACCTCGGGCTCCGCACCGGGACCGCATCAGGTCCCGGACGCTGCACCGGAGCACACCGAGCACCTCGGTCCCCCCCGAGACCGCCCCGGGACCGCATCAGGCACCGGGAGCACCCCGGGATCACCTCGGGCTCTGCACCGGGACCGCCCCGGGACCGCATCGGGCACCGGGACCGCACCGAGACCACCTTGGGACCGCACCGAGCACCGGCACCGCACCGGGACCGCATCAAGCACCGGCACCGCACCGAGCGCCCCGAACCGCCCCGGGCTCTGCTCCGAGCCCGCCCCGGGAGCGCCTGGATCCtcgccgggcccggccccgagCCCGCCCCGGTGGCCCCGGCTCCATCCCGAGCCCCGCACGGTCCCGCCATggctctggtgctgcagctccGCTCCGTCTCCGGCCTCCGCGGCAAAGGCGACCGCATCGCCAAGGCGGCGTTCCGGG GATCCACGAATCCACCATCTCGCCATCATTCCCAATCCcggttttttccccttttcccactcCCGCAGCAGGAAGAGGCGGCGGGGCGGAACCAGAGCCTgatccagaggctgcaggaccTGGAGCAGCATTCCCGGGAATCCAGCACGCTCCAGCACATCCAGGCCACGCTGCTCTACGACATCCAGGCGCAGATCAACAACATCTCCGCCTTGGCCGACTGGGCCTGGAGGAACCCCAGCTGCCTCCACCCCGCCGACATCCGCGCCCAGGAGGAGATGCGGCATCCAG AAATCAAACACGGCCGGAATTGTCCCATCGACTGCGCTTCCGTCTACTCCAACGGGCTCCGGAGATCCGGGATCTACAGCATCCTGCCCTCCGTCCGCGGAATTCCCATCGAGGTCCTCTGCGAGATGGACACGGAAG GTGGTGGCTGGACCGTCATCCAGAGGCGCCAGGACGGATCCGTGGATTTCAACCGGACCTGGAACGAGTACAAAGAAGGATTCGGGGACCTCAACGGGGAATTCTGGCTGGGCAACGACAACATCCACAGGATGACGAGCCAAGGGGATTATTCCCTGCGGATCGACCTGGAAGACTGGAATAACAAACATAAACATGCCTTCTACCAGGTCTTCAG CATCGAGGACGAGGAGAACTTCTACCGGCTCCACGTGGACGGGTTCAGCGGCACCGTGGAGGATTCCTTCGCCTGGTACCACGACAAGCGGAGCTTCAGCACTCCGGATTCCGGGAATATCTGTGCCGAGATTTCCCACGGAGGCTGGTGGTACCACCAGTGCTTCTTCTCCAACCTCAACGGCGTCTACTACAAG